Genomic DNA from Alicyclobacillus fastidiosus:
ACCTGTGTAACTACGACTTGTAAGAGTTTCGCTTGGGCGCGATCCTGACTTTGCGATACGGCTCTTCACCTTCGCTCAGCGTGGTCACGTCCGTTCTCGTCTGTAGATACGTGTGTACCCATTTCCTGTCCGCCGTCGACATCGCATCCATTGAAACGGGGCGGCCAGTCCGTACTGCGCGATCCGCCGCGTGATCCGCCGCCCGGCGCAGACTCTCCCTGCGCCGTTTACGGTACTCACCGGCGTCCACCGAGAATTTGACGAATCCATCGTGTTCCCGATTCGCGACGATATTTACGAGGTACTGCAACGAATCGAGTGTAGATCCGTGCCGCCCGATGACAAACGGCAACACTTCCTCATCGCTCTCAATACTCACGAGGTACTCGGCGTCCGTCTCCTCATCCCGCGTCAAAGACACCTTACCGGAGACGCCCATGTGCGCCAGAATCGTCTCGACAAAATCCCTTGCATTCTCCACCGGGCTTTGCGGCACGCTCACTTCCACCTCGGCGTCCTTGCTGCCGAGAAATCCAAACAACCCTTTTACAGGCTCGGAAATCACGCGCACCTGAGCCTGCGATCTCGGCACGCCCAATTTGACGAGCGCCGACGTCACGGCTTCC
This window encodes:
- a CDS encoding Jag N-terminal domain-containing protein, which encodes MKRLVVTGRSVEEAVTSALVKLGVPRSQAQVRVISEPVKGLFGFLGSKDAEVEVSVPQSPVENARDFVETILAHMGVSGKVSLTRDEETDAEYLVSIESDEEVLPFVIGRHGSTLDSLQYLVNIVANREHDGFVKFSVDAGEYRKRRRESLRRAADHAADRAVRTGRPVSMDAMSTADRKWVHTYLQTRTDVTTLSEGEEPYRKVRIAPKRNSYKS